The Demetria terragena DSM 11295 sequence GAGTTGGACCGCAAGTCCGGACACGTTGTGGTGTGGGCGCGGGAGGACGCGGTCGCCGACGAAGAGGGCAACTATGGCGATCCCGGGCCCGAATTCGATGACACCCCCACGGGGTTCGGCCGAGTCGCGGCGGCGACGGCGCGTCAGGTCATCACGCAGCGGATGCGCGACATTGAGGATGAGGCCATCTTCGGCGACTTTCTCGGTCGCGAAGGCGATGTGGTTGCAGGCCGCATCCAGCAGTCGAGCGACCCCCGCGTTGTGCGCGTGGATTTCGGCTCTGTCGAAGGCAGCATGCCGTCGGCCGAGCAGGTGCCCGGTGAGACCTATCGCCACGGCGAGCGGCTCCGGACCTTCGTGGTCAGCGTCAAGCGCGGAATGAAGGGCCCACAGATCACGTTGTCGCGGACGCACCCCAACTTGGTCCGGGCGCTCTTTGAACTTGAAGTCCCGGAGATTGCGAACGGTTCGGTTCAGATCTCCGCGCTAGCGCGCGAGTCAGGCCATCGCACCAAGATTGCCGTCCGCGCCAAGGACCAAGGCTTGAACCCTAAAGGTGCGTGCATTGGTCCGATGGGCAGCCGGGTGCGCGCGGTGATGAACGAACTGCAGGGGGAGAAGATCGACATCGTCGACTACTCCGACGACCCAGCCGAGTTCATCAAGTCCGCGCTGTCGCCCGCTCAGGTGCAGCACGTCGAGATTGTGGACGAACGTTCCCGGTCTGCTCGGGTGATCGTGCCTGACTTTCAGCTCAGTCTGGCGATCGGCAAGGAAGGCCAGAACGCCCGGCTTGCTGCCAAATTGACGGGCTGGCGGATTGATATTCGACCCGACACTGTGCCCGAGGCCACAAGCCCTGAGGGTGAGCCCGGCACGGACCAGGCCTAGGGAGCCGGTACGATAGTGGCGACCGGTCAGACGTCCAATGGTCGATCTCTGCGCCCGCACGCTGGAATGCGAACGTGCGTGGGATGCCGTCGACGTGATGATCGTTCTGTCTTGTGGCGCGTCGTTGCCCACCGGTCGGAGGTGTCAGGCCCAGTCCTGATCCGCCTTGATCGGCAACAACGACAGCCGGGCCGAGGGGCCTGGTTGCACCCGACGATGGATTGCCTGAACCAGGCCATCCGCCGGCGGGCCTTTGCGCGGGGACTGCGGGTAGCCGCCGAGGTAGACCTCGGCGAACTCACCGCGGCCGTACGCACAGCGCAAGTGGAGTACGAATTGCAAGGAGTCGCGGCGAAAGGCGCCGCGGATGACCGTAGGAAGCGGGTTCAACGCTGATGAGCACCCGATGAGTACTCACCGATGAGCACCCAAACCTGACGGTTCGTGCTGCCGACATCACGTCGGCCCCGCCCGGACCGTCACGATCCACCAAGGAGAAACGTGGCAAAGGTCCGGGTCCACGAGCTTGCTAAAGAGCTCGGGGTCAAGAGCAAGGAACTGCTCGCCCACCTGCAGGAGCAGGGCGAGTTCGTCAAATCTGCTAGCTCCACCATTGAAGCGCCGGTCGTGCGGAAGATTCGCGAGAATCCGCCCGCTACGGCAAAGCCAGCCGAGAAGGCCGAGCCTTCCGCAGGCCCAGCAAAGCCTGCTCCGGCGAAGAAGTCTGCGGCAAAGCCAGGTCCCAAGCCGGGACCCGCGGCACCTGCCGAGCCAGCGGCCCCGTCGGCGCCAGAGCCGGAAGCACCTGCTGCTCCGGAGCCGGTGACCGAGGCACCTGAGGCGCCAGCAGCAGAAGCCAAGCCAGCCCCCGCGCCGGCAGCGGAAGCGCCCACACCGGCGACCCCTGCGGCAGCGGACAAGCCCACTCCGGGCCCCGCCCCGACCAAGCCGGGACCGGCACCTAGCAAGCCTGGTCCCAGCGGCGGAGCGGCGCCTCGCC is a genomic window containing:
- a CDS encoding YlxR family protein, with the translated sequence MRTCVGCRRRDDRSVLWRVVAHRSEVSGPVLIRLDRQQRQPGRGAWLHPTMDCLNQAIRRRAFARGLRVAAEVDLGELTAAVRTAQVEYELQGVAAKGAADDRRKRVQR
- the nusA gene encoding transcription termination factor NusA; translation: MDIDMAALRLLESEREIPMDVIIPAIEQALLTAYHRTDGSFRSARVELDRKSGHVVVWAREDAVADEEGNYGDPGPEFDDTPTGFGRVAAATARQVITQRMRDIEDEAIFGDFLGREGDVVAGRIQQSSDPRVVRVDFGSVEGSMPSAEQVPGETYRHGERLRTFVVSVKRGMKGPQITLSRTHPNLVRALFELEVPEIANGSVQISALARESGHRTKIAVRAKDQGLNPKGACIGPMGSRVRAVMNELQGEKIDIVDYSDDPAEFIKSALSPAQVQHVEIVDERSRSARVIVPDFQLSLAIGKEGQNARLAAKLTGWRIDIRPDTVPEATSPEGEPGTDQA